Genomic segment of Colletotrichum destructivum chromosome 5, complete sequence:
CAGTAGTAATAGGGGACGAAGAGAACGTCGAAACACTCTCGGAGACGGTTGGGACCTCAGCAGCATACCCCGCCCTCCAACTCTCTCCGAGAGACAATTGTATATCACTGCTACAGGAAGCGCGAAAAAGAGAACAGGATGtgggagacgacgatgcgTATGTCGTCTAGGGCTCCCTCAGTGCCAGAGTGTCTTCCTCAAGATTGTCAACGCAGGCAGGCGAAGCACACACCCCGCTCCCCCCGCCCTTCTCTGTCTTATTGTCCTACCCTTGCTCCGACTGAGATGGAGCGGGCTTATCGCGGGGTGTGGTCGCGAAACCAACGGCGCTGGTTGCCTTGCGGAATTTAGGTTGGATCaaggaaaggggaaaggagttgttgtttttttctctAGTACTTTTAtcgtttttttcttttcttctcttcgtcttttccaccctctttccccccccaAAACGTTGCGTCTCTTTCTTATTGTCATGCATGGGGGACGGGGGTTATGGGGGAGAGAATTGTCTGGCTTATACAACATCCATGCTGCCTAATGCTTCTTATGAAGGGCACGTTTATGAATTGATGATCATCATACATAGAAAAAGCATTTTTTTGTGCGCTCCGCTCGTTTTTGATAACCGACGCcgctccctccctccctacCCTTCCCCTCGCCTCCCAATGCGCCGTGCCCTCTGTTCTTCGAGTCTCTCCGTATGTGCGTttgtgtgtgggtgggtgtgaTGACTGTTTGCCCCTAAGCGAAAGATGACGGGATTGACAGATACCACGAGATACCACTCACAACGACGGAGCCACTTTGTACTTgtggaggggaaaagagggtTTGTTCGAGGGGCAAGAGGAAATGTGAAATCTGACAGACTTGTCGTTGGGTAAGTtcaagaagggggggggggggggtggcggTCAGCGAGCCGAGCGAGGGGCACGGATGCCGAACAAGCCGTCTCCGAGCTTCCCAAGGAGACGAAAGAGACATTGAGAGTTCCTCAAGACTGGGAGGGCCTGGGGCCTGGGGAGTCGGGCATAGCAGCCAGCGGATGCGTTTGGTCGGCAGATGAGCTGCTGTTCCGGTGCATGATTCGCGAGTGGgccagggggaggggggttctCTTTGTAAAGAGGCCGGGGATGGTCCAAAAGCCATCGGTGGTTGTTGAGTGCCAGGTGGgctcggggaggggggttagTGGCGAGACAACGGGCTATGCATTACATTGCTCCAACGCTTGCGCATCCCCTCTCTATCCAGGTCCTTGGATCTAGAGTCACAGGCAACGAGATATCGACCTTGGATACAGAACCTCTGTGCAGAGCTCAACGAGTGCGTGCAACGCGTTGGCTCGGCCGCGGCTGTGGTTCGTCTTCGTCTGTGGCCAAAATATAAATGCTGACTTCGTTTGGTTCGCTCATAAAACATCGTCTCCTCATTCTCATTCAAACTCGAGAGCTGCTGCGACGCGAGACATTTACAGGGGAACATCGGCGGAGTGTTCAGAGGTTGCTCCGATGGGTCTTGAAGGCGTCGTGGACACTCACACCACTGAGCACGTCCTCCTTAACCTTGTCGTCAGCGGCCGTCAGCTTGGGGAGGAGCTCCAAGACCTGGTCGATCTTATCCTTGGGGATGGCGACAACGCCGTTGGCCGGGTCGGCGAAGACAAGATCGCCGGGGTTGATGACCGTGCCGTCCACATTGATAGGAACTTGCACCGCCCAAGGAGTACTCTCTGCACCGGCGCCAACGGTGGAGAGTCCTCTGGTCCATATCTGGTTTGGTTTAGTCACCGTCGGTCAGGGTAGGGGGCCTTGCAAGTTTGGTCCGACTCACGGGTAGGCCCGTACTGGCGAGTTCGCCCAGGTCCCTGGCACGACCCACGACGACCACCGCCTTCGCTTGGCGAACCTTCATCCTGACGGCCATGATGCCCCCGCAGACGGCATTCTTCTGTCCATCGGGCTGtctgatgatgacgacggtgccAGACTGGGTCATGTCAGCCCAATGGGTGTCTTTGGGAATGTTGGCCTGGGGCGAATCCAGCATCTCCCCCTTCCGAGCAAATAGGATCGTCGACGCTGGTGCTATGGTGACGGGAGCATCAGCGGCGCTTGGTCGGCCCAAAAGTTGCAGGTCGGGCAGGAAGCCAGCTCCAGGGACCTTGAGCTTCACAAGTGCATCTGATATGTCACAGGCGGTGAACTCTCGGAGAGCGGCGATCCGGGCGTCGTCAGCATTGACCATGGCGACGATCAACAACCGAAGGAACTGAAGTGTTGTAGGCGAGAAGGCAAACTTGAGGCGACGTCGGGTCAAGGGGGCAGCTCCTAAGAGACTGGGATGTGTCAGGAATTATTTGAGGGTGAAGACGTAGCGAAGGATTTTAAGTCGCAATGACAGCATCTACTGGCGTTGGCTTTGAAGTATGAACGTTGGCATGGCTGGGGTTCGGGTGATGTTGGATGCACGAGAGCCGCCGAGGACTCGCGCGTCCAATCAGATAGTGTTCCAGATCAGCACGCATGGGCTGCTTTGGTTGAATGCATGTTGGAGGCTTGTTGCTCAGTGGGGGAACTGCATGCGGGCGGTGCGTGGGAGCGGTGCAGTGCGTTGGGAAGAATGCGGTACCATCTTGGCGGTTGTGTTTCCAACCTTTGTCGACTGCAGACACGTTGTTTTGGTAGATGCAGCAATTTTGTTCCGTGAACAGGACTGAGTTCCTCAGACGCtgagagaggagaagaagccaacGGCCCCCGTTTCAAAGGTGCGAAAGTTACGGTAGCGACCAAGGCAGACGGCCCATTTACCGGGTCCTAGGGGACGACGCGGCAAAAGAGTTTGATGCAGGTTTACCCACCTACTATGTACATCGTAGGTAGGCAGGTTTATGTTGGCGAGACCGGTGGAGTTGAGGTGCAGACGCCGAAGTGTACCACCATACCTACATTCACGATTCAATTGACCATTGGCCTATTTTCTCCGTATCGTATGTGTAGCATTGTCTCTCGCGTATGGGCTCGTTGTGTCGCAGTGTCGGGGGACCTTAGCAAGACAGGAGATGCTGGTGCGAATCATTCCCATATCGAGTAAAATGACATTTGACCAAGTGTTCTTCAAAGATGGAGCGAAGACTATGGTCCGTCACGGTCAACAGAGCTTTTCCGAAAGTGATGATAATGGCATTGTGTGCGCTCGCTTCTGCTGCAGTTCATGGCCTGCGCCACGCGAACTTTTGTAGGAGGTGGAATTAAGCAGACAGGGAAGCTGGCAAGTTGCAGACCAAGTGGTTGGTTGCTAGGTCCGAGAAGCGACCCGTCGGAGCTTGTGTGCCTGTTCCTATGAGATGACAAGAAGATCCGGACCGGCGGTCAGTAGGTGGATAGTCAGTATCCGTAGCCACGGCGAGAAATCACTGGATATCGGATGTCGGATGTTGGGGGGACCGAAGGGGTTCTAGACTCAGGTGGAAGGAGTGCGCGCTTGACAGGCCAATCCACAACGCTCCTTCCTGCATTGCATCGATACCTGTCTGTCTTGTCGTGACCTCACGTGGCGATAGAGTGCAAGTGATTGCCAAGTGTCCACATGTCCTTCCGACGGAAGGAGCTTTGCGATGCCGGAAGTTTCGTTCCTTCCGTGCAATAATCAATTTGCTCGGTCAGTTTGCCCGGAAATTCTGCCTGTTGAGGTGAGGTATGTGGTAGGTACCTTCCTGCTGTATACCTAACTGGCTGTTGGCAGGCCAGAATGTCGTTGAATCTTAGCAAGTGCGCCTGAGAGGGGGAGGCATGGACGGGTAGGATGGACGGTGAGGGGTAAAGATGTTCCTTGCCATACGTTTCATGCAAATGGGTACCACAAAGTGTGCCTACCTATGTATCACCAGCACTGCACCACTGCCTGCCTCCCCCAACCTCGGCAACGCCAGCATGGATCGAGGTGACACAACGTCCCGCGCCGTCGATGGACATCTCCAAACATTGACGCCGCGACAATCAACCCTCGCAATCATGTCTTGTCTCCCCGCGATGCCCGGCCCCCACAGGCATGGCATTCAAGCCTCTCTATTCGTTGTCAGTGCAACACTGGCCTCACAATGAAAATACCCCTCAGTCACCAGGACCAATCGCCGCGCCATGAGATAGCGAGTTGGCGGTCACTCCAACGGCATGACatggcgccctcgtcgccggccgcccATGGCGAATCGGCTCggggtgatggtggtggtgatagtCAGTCCAGAGCACTCTATGCCCCTGGCTCCCGACAGAAACCCCGGCACCGATCTCTGTGTATTACCGGGTTCTCAGCGGTACACACCAGATACGCTGGCAAGCAAGGGGGGATTCGGGCAGGCATGTTGCTGAGCCCGCTCCGCCGATTCGAAACCTACAGGTACAGCACTCCTTAAGTCTGGCGCTTGCCCGCAACTTGGTCCTTGGGCCTGGACAACCGTTGGGTCACTGAGGAGCCTagggcctgctgctggacgcCCCGATTGCATGGCAAGTCCCGTCCCGCTGAAGATCATTCCGCTTTTGACGGGAAACGGGATCATGCTGAACGATTGACAAACCCGCCTAGTCCTGGACCATTTACTGTGTATTGCATACTCGAGTGCGACATCGACCATCCCGAGTAATTCCGCTTgactcgaggaagacgcctttcttcttttttcccctttccccctccttctcaaCGAGCGAAACAAACGACTAACATGTCTCCGTCTGGTACCCTCTTCTccagaaaagaaaagaaaaggaagaaaagaaatcTCCCAAAATCAACGAGGCAAATGCCGTGCTGCGCGCTGCGTTGGCTTGGGGCGTCGATAGTCGAAGAATTCAGGGTTGCTGGTGACCTTAGCACCGACAATCAGGCCCATCTTCAGGCATTTGATATCACAACACGGCATAGTCATGATTGTCTGCCTTGCTGGGTAAACCGACAAGACGAACTAAACAGGCCAAGAGGATTGTCGTTGCAGTCCCTAAGGCGAAGGCGGCTCACCGAGCCCATCCGGGCGGGAGAACTCCAAGGAGGCTTTCGTTCCAAGACGAGGGTTCCTGGCTCGAGTTGGGTGTAAAATGATCGGCGCGCCCATCCCGAGATCCCTGGTCTACATCAGTGCACGCTGTCGCTCTGTCTGCCTGCCAGTCTGGCTCTGGACCTCAACCTGGTCGTCTTGAGGAGATGTCCAAAGTCATGGCTGAAGTTACGACTGCTACTCGCAACTTTgtacagcagcagcagcagcatgtaTTCGTAGACTACCAAGGACACCAGATACACACCAGCTGGCCAGCCACAAACAGCCATTGATGCAGCGTACGGATGATGGCCTCTTCGCTTGTGGGCATGGTCCCGTCGCTGGATCCTTGATCGAGTCTTGCTGCGGCAAGGCTCCCCAGAAAGAGGTAGGGGGCATCTTGGACACCTTTTCCACATCTGCGCCCCCTAGTAGGTAAACCTCGGACGGATCAGATCAAGTACAGCGTCGATTGGGTCAACTGcaggacgacgtcgcctcAATCTCTGCAAATCTGTGGAATTTGCATTGAATGGACTGACCCcaagcctgctgctgccactgcGTGAACCGATACGCGCGCACAGAGTCCCCTTCTTCGTCCCAAGGTGGCTGCATTGGCTGCAGTGGTCGCACAGGGCCGACCCAGCTACCCTGGCCAAACGCCGAGCTCATTCGTCCAGACTTGGGTCCTGGGCTGCAGCAATTCTGACCAGCAGGGCCCATGTCGCTGGCACCTCAATCCACACCTGCGAGTCGCTACGTACATGCACTAGAGTCTAGAAAGACGGGGGCACTTCTGAATGGATACTCCAGACCGGACTTATCGTTCTTCACGCGGATACAAGCACAAGCAGCAAGCAGCTGACATAGATGGTAGCAAGGCGCCTGAAACAGGAAGCAGATACCTCCCGCGTTTCCTGCTCATCTGCTATAAGCAAGCACCAAAACAATTCGACGCAGCAGTCAGACACTCACCCGCACGCAAGGTACCGAAGCGAAGCTACCAACAGAGCTGGACAACTTGCGCAAGATACCCAAGACCTTGGCGGCAACCACAATCCAAAGGCGCCCGCAAAACGCAGGACGCGACGCAACGCAACGCTGTGCGACAACAGTTGAGAGTCAGTTGGAGACTTTTTGGAGACGGCCTCTCCCACACACGCCCACCCCGCCATCGATCTCAGCACATCAGCCATCACCAGTCAAAGTTATTCCCCCGCTCACGCAGCCAGgccagcaagcaagcaaaaacaacaaaacacacacacacacacacacacacacacacacacacacacacacacacacacacacacacgcgtTCAAACTCCCAGGCTACATAGAAAGTACTTCTTCTACTCTCGTTTACATCGTAGTCGTGTCGGTCGACCGACCTTATCCGCGTTTTACTACACACCCATGATCCATCTCACTTGGGATTGATGACAAAATCCTCCACCATCACCCCGTTCTGTCCCCGTCCTATCACACCATTGCCTGGCTTGTCACAGAACTCCTCCCCCACCTCTATACCCTACGCATCCGAACTTCCCCAGCCACCGTCGACCTGCTAGCCCCGAGTAGCTGCCGCAACCTGGCCCTTACTCGCTGTCTGTTTGGTTGACGTCTGTTCCGACTctgactctctctccctctcactcactTCTTCACTCACTTTACTCCTCCCGTCTGGCCCGCTCCCCTGTTCGCCTGCCTTCTACGACATTCACTGCTTGGGCCTTGCCGCGCCTTGCCTCGATCAAGCACAAGGTACCCTTAACCTACCTCGTACACTACCTTGATCCTCTTACCTACTTTCATCCGTACCATACCAAACCTGCCTGGCCTTGCCTCGCATTGTGCCTTGCCTTAACTTCCCTTACTTATCCGCCCTCCAGCTATTCTATCTACCCTGACCTGACCCTAACGCTACCAGCTCTGTCtgcatcctccccccctccgccagCGTCGCTCTCATTCTTGCCCGTCTCGACCTCTATCAGACAGTGGCAGCCGCCCTCACCacaacaaccaccaccaccacccgccgacaccgacgccgcctccgctgCTGCCCAGAACGCGACGCCCTTTTCCCTCAAAGTACCTCCCCTGTGCTTGTGTCCATTGCCAGGGATCCACCCCACCACAAGCATCCAGATCTCCGAAGCTTCTCTGCAAGCCCTGCCGCTACCGACCACGCCCACTCCCACGCAACCCTCAACTCGCTGAGACGAACTAGGAAGCTCTGCGCTGCAGCTGCTCGCCGTCCAAAATGTCAATAAAGTACGTCCCTCCATGTCCCGTCTCCTTCTAtgctctttctctccctctccccccctctctctctcctcccccttccctttaTCTTCCTGTCATCCCACGCTGTTCGAGtccctccatcgccgccggaGCCATCCCGGTCAAAGTCCGTGGTACCCCCGCCATTAACTTTGACCTGATCGCTTCTCTTGCTGGCTCCCACCCCACACTTCCCGTCCATCATGACGGACCAATATCTGCAAGAGCAGCATGCCCTTACCATTGCCCGCACCGTCCAGAGAGAACGCCAGCTCGCTCAGGCCCGTTTAGATTCTGACCATGGCGACAGTTGGGTCATGATCACCCAAGCTGGTGAAATCAACCCTTTGCCTCACGAACACATCAGACACAGGTCCAACGCCAAGGTCAGCCTCGAACTGTCGGTCCCCAAGTCGCTACAGCAAGGGAGGACGCCGTTTACACGCAAGAGTGATAATGGCACAGCATACATCACAACACAACGGGTACGCAGAGCATTACATATCTACCCCCCTCAATGACATGGCGCTAGGGCTGCGACTGACAGCCATCTTCTAGGTCATATACATTCCTGCAAAATCAACCCCCGAGTTCAAATCGTTTCATGCGCCCATTTTGAACTGCGCCGACTCGTACGTGGGCTCACCATTCTTCGGCGCATGGTTTTGGTCCGCCACTGTCGTACCGGTTGCTGGAGGCGGCGTGCCTGCCGACATACCAAGGGTTGAGGTGAAGCTAAGTTTCAAGGAAGGCGGCCACAGCGAGTTCAGGCAGCGGTTCGAGGAGTTGAAGGAACGACTCGAGCACGTCAGACGTCTACAGCAGGAGACGGGACAGTCGGTCAACATCCCGGACGAGCCGCTGCCGGCTTACGAGGCGACtgaaggcggaggagctccTAGCAGTGCTTCTtcacaaccacaaccacagcaacagcaacagcaaaaCCAACAGGAACAGGAGCAATCGGTCGGCCAGACGGTCAGCTCCGGCAGCCAAACCCAGCGCCCAGACGAGCCGCCACCGGATTACGAAGAGGCGCAAGCCCAGACGCTCAGCATGCGGCTCGAAGACCACGTT
This window contains:
- a CDS encoding Putative ribonuclease E inhibitor RraA/RraA-like protein, with the protein product MVNADDARIAALREFTACDISDALVKLKVPGAGFLPDLQLLGRPSAADAPVTIAPASTILFARKGEMLDSPQANIPKDTHWADMTQSGTVVIIRQPDGQKNAVCGGIMAVRMKVRQAKAVVVVGRARDLGELASTGLPIWTRGLSTVGAGAESTPWAVQVPINVDGTVINPGDLVFADPANGVVAIPKDKIDQVLELLPKLTAADDKVKEDVLSGVSVHDAFKTHRSNL
- a CDS encoding Putative WW domain-binding protein, which translates into the protein MTDQYLQEQHALTIARTVQRERQLAQARLDSDHGDSWVMITQAGEINPLPHEHIRHRSNAKVSLELSVPKSLQQGRTPFTRKSDNGTAYITTQRVIYIPAKSTPEFKSFHAPILNCADSYVGSPFFGAWFWSATVVPVAGGGVPADIPRVEVKLSFKEGGHSEFRQRFEELKERLEHVRRLQQETGQSVNIPDEPLPAYEATEGGGAPSSASSQPQPQQQQQQNQQEQEQSVGQTVSSGSQTQRPDEPPPDYEEAQAQTLSMRLEDHVREESDRA